One Pseudomonas sp. FP1742 genomic window carries:
- a CDS encoding TetR/AcrR family transcriptional regulator, with amino-acid sequence MSTAEAHRGYDTIRAQALELFIHKGFGQVSMRELARHVGLAPGSLYNHFPSKQALLFDLIEEIYEELYLLVQPARQGAAQVRSLSSLIVAHLRLHRRRPQFFRLALHGFVYLDDAQQQRIVHKRKLYESAFIAAVFNGTFLAKDTGSMAVHVIIKFLNCLPDWLNDLQLGDEACILLVEQLVTGALRECSRQPSE; translated from the coding sequence ATGTCTACAGCTGAAGCTCATAGGGGGTACGACACTATACGTGCTCAAGCTTTAGAGCTTTTTATCCACAAAGGATTCGGTCAAGTTAGCATGCGGGAATTGGCTCGCCATGTAGGCCTTGCTCCCGGCTCACTGTACAACCACTTCCCAAGCAAGCAAGCATTGTTATTCGATCTAATAGAGGAAATTTATGAAGAGCTCTATCTACTTGTTCAACCAGCGAGGCAAGGAGCTGCTCAAGTTCGTTCTCTGTCGAGTCTTATCGTTGCACATCTGCGCTTGCACCGTCGGCGCCCGCAGTTCTTTCGACTGGCGCTACATGGCTTCGTCTATCTAGATGACGCTCAGCAGCAACGGATCGTCCACAAGCGCAAGCTATATGAAAGCGCATTTATTGCCGCAGTATTCAACGGTACTTTCCTTGCCAAAGATACGGGCTCGATGGCTGTGCATGTGATTATAAAATTTCTCAATTGCCTACCGGACTGGCTAAATGATCTCCAGTTAGGTGACGAGGCGTGCATACTTCTTGTTGAGCAACTTGTCACGGGAGCACTCCGCGAATGCTCAAGGCAGCCATCCGAATAA
- the iolG gene encoding inositol 2-dehydrogenase, with translation MDELSLPVLVSYPSQKQKTIRDFFMIRIGILGCGRIGNVHAANIVQIPSAKLIAVADAIPAAAEACANRFNVEARSIQTLIGASDIDAIVIATPSPTHFEFIHAVADAGKPIFCEKPIDMSSYTVRQCIAKIAAAGIPFMTAFNQRFDPHFGTLQKRLAAGEIGELESVSIISRDPLPPTRDYLKGSGGIFRDMMIHDFDLARFLLNENPTQVFATGAALIDPSIKELHDVDTAVALLMTKSGKICQISNSRRASYGYDQRLEVHGAKGMLRVTNVHENQVESATALGFTKAVAKPFFLERFGPAYLAEMEHFVSCISTGTSPIPNAEDGLIAQLIADAATESFAVGQPVDISY, from the coding sequence TTGGACGAGCTCTCGCTGCCAGTCTTGGTTAGCTATCCGTCTCAAAAACAAAAAACAATAAGAGATTTTTTCATGATCAGAATAGGGATTTTAGGATGCGGTCGGATTGGAAACGTGCACGCTGCAAACATTGTGCAGATTCCGTCTGCCAAGCTGATTGCAGTAGCCGATGCCATTCCCGCCGCTGCTGAAGCATGTGCCAACCGGTTCAATGTCGAAGCACGTTCGATTCAGACCCTAATTGGCGCAAGTGATATCGACGCAATAGTCATTGCGACGCCCTCGCCCACGCACTTCGAGTTCATTCACGCTGTGGCGGATGCGGGGAAGCCGATTTTCTGTGAAAAGCCTATCGATATGTCTTCTTATACGGTTCGGCAGTGCATTGCTAAGATCGCTGCAGCAGGGATCCCTTTCATGACAGCATTCAACCAGCGCTTCGATCCACACTTCGGGACGCTTCAAAAACGTCTCGCTGCTGGCGAAATTGGTGAATTGGAATCCGTGTCGATCATTTCCCGAGATCCATTACCTCCTACAAGAGATTATCTTAAAGGCTCCGGTGGCATTTTCAGAGACATGATGATTCATGACTTTGACTTAGCTAGATTCCTACTAAACGAAAATCCTACCCAGGTTTTCGCAACCGGTGCTGCGTTGATCGACCCAAGTATCAAAGAGCTGCATGATGTGGATACTGCGGTTGCATTGCTGATGACCAAATCAGGAAAAATCTGCCAGATATCTAACTCGCGGCGCGCTAGTTACGGTTATGACCAACGACTAGAAGTACATGGTGCCAAGGGTATGCTGAGAGTGACAAATGTGCATGAGAACCAAGTGGAAAGTGCGACGGCCCTGGGCTTTACCAAGGCTGTGGCGAAGCCATTCTTTCTCGAGCGGTTCGGCCCCGCGTATCTCGCCGAAATGGAACATTTTGTTTCATGCATTTCTACAGGCACTTCTCCCATACCGAATGCAGAGGATGGGCTAATTGCTCAGCTTATCGCAGACGCCGCCACTGAATCCTTTGCGGTCGGCCAACCGGTCGATATTAGCTACTAG
- a CDS encoding Gfo/Idh/MocA family protein, producing the protein MKIGIIGLGNVAELHLTALKELDPDAYVGGWGRTAERAELFKERFGGRLYASPEILLTDETIDAVIICTNAASHFPFAKQALLAKKHVLIEKPVCERPEQIQELRQLAREAGRVCMPSHNYIYAESMRRVRAHIDAGHLGEILNFWAIYNKRHPAEIGSPDLTMNELMVHHVYCMLYFLGRPARIFATGSNVHFDDPQAHDQLMIVAEYPNGTIANLWGSFSADDRSRDPWSVYFKIIGKNGSSVVHWDTTKFGDAKLPFWDDGTYWDSFYQIQKFFLEECLTNKRTPLSTMDDALDAAVIMDVARDSIALRQSIKISYINVDDHFA; encoded by the coding sequence ATGAAAATTGGGATTATTGGACTAGGAAATGTAGCCGAACTCCATCTTACAGCGTTGAAAGAGCTTGATCCTGACGCATATGTGGGAGGCTGGGGTAGAACCGCCGAAAGAGCAGAGCTTTTCAAAGAGCGATTTGGGGGGCGCCTTTATGCGTCTCCGGAGATACTGCTCACAGACGAGACCATTGACGCTGTAATAATTTGCACCAATGCAGCATCTCATTTTCCTTTCGCAAAGCAAGCGCTGTTAGCAAAGAAGCATGTTCTGATAGAGAAACCTGTTTGCGAAAGACCAGAGCAAATTCAGGAACTGAGGCAATTAGCCCGGGAAGCAGGCAGGGTTTGCATGCCGTCACATAATTATATATACGCCGAATCAATGCGACGGGTCCGGGCTCATATCGACGCCGGACACTTGGGCGAAATCCTGAATTTTTGGGCAATATATAATAAGCGCCATCCAGCAGAAATCGGATCGCCCGATCTTACCATGAATGAATTGATGGTACACCACGTCTACTGCATGCTGTACTTCTTAGGGCGTCCAGCGAGAATTTTTGCTACCGGCTCCAACGTTCATTTTGATGACCCACAAGCCCATGATCAATTGATGATCGTCGCTGAATACCCTAACGGGACAATTGCGAATCTATGGGGAAGCTTTTCAGCTGATGACCGTAGTCGCGACCCCTGGTCTGTCTACTTCAAGATCATCGGGAAAAACGGGTCCTCCGTCGTCCATTGGGACACCACCAAGTTCGGCGACGCGAAGCTGCCATTCTGGGATGACGGAACATATTGGGATAGTTTCTATCAGATTCAGAAATTTTTCCTGGAAGAGTGTCTCACCAATAAGAGAACTCCACTATCTACAATGGATGATGCGCTGGATGCTGCGGTGATTATGGATGTAGCGCGTGATTCGATAGCATTACGCCAATCGATAAAAATTTCTTACATTAATGTTGATGATCATTTCGCGTGA
- a CDS encoding AlpA family transcriptional regulator: MSNQLSPITDLLQPPLERRIMRREEVERKTGFKRAHIYNLMKEGKFPQAKRIGLRAVGWDSLEIEQWVVERLGQQA, encoded by the coding sequence ATGTCCAATCAGCTTTCACCTATTACAGACTTGCTCCAACCGCCGCTCGAACGTCGTATCATGCGGCGTGAGGAGGTGGAGCGTAAAACCGGCTTCAAGCGTGCACACATCTATAACCTGATGAAGGAAGGCAAATTCCCTCAAGCCAAACGCATAGGGTTGCGTGCGGTTGGCTGGGACTCGCTGGAAATCGAGCAGTGGGTAGTTGAGCGCTTAGGCCAACAGGCCTGA
- a CDS encoding ParA family protein has translation MHVLSVVSTKGGVGKTTVAANLGGLLADAGLRVLLLDLDSQPTLSSYYALSQKAVAGVYELIALNLTTSAQIISRTVIAGLDLIISNDAQGQLSTLLLHAPDGRLRLRNLLDDFRPRYDLLLIDTQGARSVLLEMAILACDIALSPITPEMLAARELRRGTLRLFSDLESFLHLGITPPPLRLLLNQVNSIRVDTRMIIHGLCETFAGATNILVLDTVVPDRVAYLNAASLGLPVHRIEAHRSRERRSPSALETMQALAIELFPEWREAISTLSRYAEAR, from the coding sequence ATGCATGTGCTATCGGTGGTTTCAACGAAAGGTGGCGTAGGCAAAACCACAGTAGCCGCCAATCTCGGCGGTCTGCTGGCGGATGCTGGTCTACGTGTCCTACTACTCGATCTGGATAGCCAACCCACCCTCTCCAGCTATTACGCCTTGAGCCAGAAAGCTGTTGCTGGCGTTTACGAGCTTATTGCACTCAACTTAACAACGTCTGCACAGATTATTTCCAGGACCGTGATTGCAGGGCTCGACCTGATCATCTCCAACGATGCTCAGGGCCAGTTGAGTACATTACTGCTGCACGCCCCTGACGGCAGATTACGGCTGCGCAATTTGCTCGACGATTTCCGCCCCCGTTATGACCTGCTTTTGATCGACACCCAAGGTGCACGTAGCGTGCTACTGGAGATGGCCATCCTCGCCTGCGATATCGCCCTCTCCCCCATCACACCGGAAATGCTCGCCGCCCGCGAACTACGCCGCGGCACTTTGAGGCTGTTCAGTGACCTCGAATCATTTCTTCACCTGGGTATTACGCCGCCACCGTTGCGACTGCTGCTGAACCAGGTAAATAGCATCCGGGTAGACACCCGAATGATCATCCATGGCCTGTGCGAGACCTTCGCTGGGGCGACCAACATCTTGGTTCTAGACACCGTAGTTCCAGATCGCGTGGCGTATCTCAATGCCGCTTCACTCGGTCTACCCGTCCACCGAATCGAGGCCCATCGGTCGCGCGAACGACGCTCGCCCTCAGCGCTGGAAACCATGCAAGCGCTGGCCATCGAGTTGTTTCCGGAATGGCGCGAAGCGATCTCTACGTTGAGCCGATACGCGGAGGCTCGATGA
- a CDS encoding ParB family protein, which translates to MKKLSQEEITDKLHQDHFPRSTELERLSDPVIDTPMLVTLEQLRPYEHNPRFIRNPLYDDIKASIRERGLDQPPPVTRRPGETSFIIRNGGNTRLAILGELWQETRDERFFRIHCLFRPWTNELNALLGHLAESDLHGQLTFIERALAVAKLKTMLEPDGAVLSQRELARRLAAGGYPISQSHISRMLDTLEHLLPAIPQTLYAGLGKPQIERLIALRSQAERTWNRYPTVTVAFTEFWLGTLGDFDTDPESFDLQQIQDELLERMSRLLGQSYRMLALELSDTQRVISTSGVVVTTPSENSHLPSVNEAAAGSPSSESRHKSSEARTQTETAREELLTPPETNVVSAISPPSRVQQIREQIDRDTATEVTATVETCSINDIWIIAPTLDTPEQLRLAIAGLAREMAVYAGHPESIIDQKYGLGFTLNIEQLDLAAPRATGVHLLLLALLRAQDDVNWEDRKQLPSALFGQLLLGIYQLPLADRPAVDVGLERLPDNLLIKLYRLIRLARRLIDLTLPPVDNTPRELP; encoded by the coding sequence ATGAAGAAGCTCAGTCAGGAGGAGATCACCGACAAGCTGCACCAGGACCACTTCCCTCGGAGTACAGAACTGGAGCGGCTGTCCGATCCAGTCATTGACACACCGATGCTGGTCACCCTGGAACAGTTGCGGCCCTACGAACACAACCCGCGCTTTATCCGTAATCCGCTGTATGACGATATCAAGGCCTCGATCCGTGAACGCGGGCTGGATCAACCGCCGCCGGTTACTCGCCGCCCGGGAGAAACCTCTTTCATCATCCGCAACGGCGGTAATACGCGCTTGGCGATTCTCGGCGAGCTGTGGCAGGAAACTCGCGACGAGCGCTTCTTCCGCATTCATTGCCTGTTCCGACCTTGGACCAATGAACTCAACGCCCTACTCGGCCATCTAGCCGAAAGCGATCTGCACGGCCAACTAACCTTCATCGAACGTGCTCTAGCGGTGGCCAAACTCAAAACCATGCTCGAACCAGATGGCGCTGTGCTCTCGCAACGAGAGCTGGCACGACGTCTTGCCGCCGGAGGCTATCCCATTTCGCAGTCGCACATCAGCCGAATGCTCGACACCCTTGAACACCTACTACCCGCCATTCCACAAACCCTGTATGCCGGATTGGGCAAGCCCCAGATCGAACGCCTGATCGCTCTGCGTAGCCAGGCAGAACGAACCTGGAACCGTTATCCAACAGTCACCGTTGCGTTTACCGAGTTTTGGCTCGGTACTCTGGGCGACTTCGATACCGACCCTGAGTCCTTCGATCTTCAGCAAATCCAGGATGAACTGCTCGAACGCATGAGCCGCTTACTCGGACAGTCCTACCGCATGTTGGCCCTGGAGCTAAGCGATACCCAACGGGTCATCTCGACGTCAGGCGTTGTCGTCACCACGCCCTCGGAGAACAGCCATCTGCCGAGTGTTAATGAAGCCGCGGCCGGATCTCCCTCCTCCGAGTCTCGTCATAAATCAAGCGAGGCCAGAACCCAGACCGAAACAGCGCGAGAGGAACTGCTCACACCGCCCGAAACGAATGTCGTATCAGCTATCAGCCCTCCGTCGCGTGTTCAACAGATTCGCGAACAGATTGATCGCGACACTGCTACTGAAGTAACAGCAACCGTTGAAACCTGCTCGATCAACGACATCTGGATCATCGCACCAACACTGGATACCCCCGAACAACTGCGTTTAGCCATTGCCGGACTGGCACGGGAAATGGCGGTCTATGCCGGACATCCCGAAAGCATCATCGACCAGAAGTATGGCTTGGGCTTCACCTTGAACATCGAGCAACTTGATCTTGCAGCGCCTCGTGCGACCGGCGTTCACCTACTGCTCCTGGCCCTCTTGCGCGCTCAAGACGACGTGAACTGGGAGGATCGCAAGCAACTCCCTTCGGCCCTGTTCGGTCAGTTGTTGCTGGGGATCTATCAACTCCCTCTGGCAGATCGTCCCGCCGTGGACGTAGGATTGGAGCGACTGCCCGACAATCTGTTAATCAAACTCTATCGCCTGATCCGCCTGGCCCGCCGCCTGATCGACTTAACGCTTCCCCCGGTAGACAACACACCGAGGGAGCTGCCATGA
- a CDS encoding DUF2857 domain-containing protein: MSLSFNVLNQAMLTQVLHELRLGNLQRCKALGLGEDDIYLLQSLPPTTLSRLAHATVPWVEVKIDSPVLHRLIEQAERDEQNDRLINRALKLGASSTIMYQCFGLAHSETALRRRLLKIETRKGRPQHLSEAQEHALWQRWCQLRAQDGTEDQLDAMMMLAEEQQISLTIVWQQIDQYSNGT; encoded by the coding sequence ATGAGCCTGTCCTTCAATGTGCTCAACCAAGCCATGCTGACCCAGGTGCTGCATGAACTACGCCTGGGTAATCTGCAACGCTGTAAGGCACTCGGACTGGGCGAGGACGACATCTATCTGTTGCAATCCTTACCGCCCACCACGCTGTCACGCCTGGCCCATGCCACCGTCCCCTGGGTTGAGGTCAAGATTGACTCGCCGGTGCTGCATCGGTTGATCGAACAAGCCGAACGCGACGAACAGAACGATCGCTTGATCAACCGAGCGCTCAAGCTCGGCGCCAGCAGCACCATCATGTATCAGTGCTTCGGTTTGGCACATTCGGAAACCGCGCTGCGCCGACGTCTGCTCAAGATAGAAACCCGTAAGGGCCGCCCTCAGCATTTGAGTGAAGCACAGGAGCATGCGCTCTGGCAGCGTTGGTGCCAACTACGTGCTCAAGACGGGACCGAGGATCAGCTCGACGCCATGATGATGCTGGCGGAGGAGCAACAGATCAGCTTGACCATCGTTTGGCAGCAGATCGACCAGTACAGCAACGGAACATGA